A single window of Anomaloglossus baeobatrachus isolate aAnoBae1 chromosome 9, aAnoBae1.hap1, whole genome shotgun sequence DNA harbors:
- the LOC142251111 gene encoding cytochrome P450 2F2-like, with amino-acid sequence MDFYTIVTVLLVILITCVMANYSKILLEKSKLPPGPTPLPIIGTLHLMNFGDIVKSLMELSKKYGDIFTIYEGTQPVIVLCSYKALKETFIDKAEEFSGRAYYASFHDFTKGEELAFSNGEKWKEMRRFALLTLGSFGVGKRSFEERIREEAGYLTEVLRKANGSPINPNYPILRSVSNVVCSLVFGSRFEYKDENFQKVVKCIQEIFRIMSTRWGVLYNVYPNVMKYIPGPHHTMMGNFGVMADFIKEKMENNMKTLDSNNPRDFIDCFLIKMEKEEKNEETFFNINTLVMNSLILFFAGTESISATLRFAFLHLMKYPNIAEKVYNEIDNVIGQRPPSYEDRFNMPYTEAFIYEVQRVGDVVPLALPHELIVDTDIRNYTFKKGTVFTPVLTGAHNDITQFDNPENFDPKNFLDGSGKLMKRESLMPFSIGKRICPGKSLANMEIFIFITTLLQNFTIKSPVAPEKISVAAVGSGLGHIPPSFEICLMPRTQSQE; translated from the exons ATGGATTTCTACACAATAGTTACCGTCCTCTTGGTGATTCTCATTACTTGCGTGATGGCTAATTATAGTAAGATATTATTGGAGAAATCCAAGTTGCCTCCTGGACCGACTCCTCTTCCCATCATTGGCACTCTTCACTTGATGAATTTCGGTGATATTGTGAAGTCACTCATGGAA TTGTCGAAAAAATATGGTGACATATTTACAATATATGAGGGGACCCAACCTGTTATTGTGCTATGTAGTTATAAAGCCCTCAAAGAAACTTTCATTGACAAAGCAGAAGAGTTCAGTGGTCGAGCCTATTATGCTTCATTCCACGACTTTACCAAAGGAGAAG AGCTTGCTTTCAGTAATGGAGAAAAATGGAAGGAGATGAGACGTTTCGCATTGTTGACCCTGGGAAGTTTTGGCGTTGGAAAGCGTAGCTTTGAGGAGAGGATCCGAGAGGAGGCTGGGTATCTGACTGAAGTGCTGAGAAAAGCTAATG GATCCCCAATAAATCCGAATTACCCTATATTACGGTCTGTGTCCAACGTGGTTTGCTCTTTGGTATTTGGCAGCCGATTTGAATATAAAGATGAAAATTTCCAAAAAGTTGTGAAATGTATTCAAGAGATCTTCCGTATTATGAGCACACGCTGGGGAGTA CTGTACAACGTATATCCGAATGTCATGAAGTACATACCTGGCCCTCACCATACAATGATGGGAAACTTTGGTGTCATGGCAGACTTTATCAAAGAGAAAATGGAGAACAACATGAAGACTTTGGACAGTAATAACCCGAGGGATTTTATTGACTGTTTCCTGATCAAAatggagaag GAAGAGAAGAATGAAGAAACTTTCTTCAATATCAATACTTTGGTGATGAACTCATTGATCTTGTTCTTTGCTGGGACAGAATCAATAAGCGCTACCCTGAGATTCGCATTCTTGCATCTCATGAAATACCCCAATATAGCAG AAAAGGTCTACAATGAGATAGACAACGTAATTGGCCAACGTCCACCAAGTTATGAGGATAGATTCAATATGCCGTACACAGAAGCATTTATATATGAGGTCCAGAGAGTTGGTGATGTGGTACCATTGGCTCTTCCCCATGAATTGATCGTGGATACTGACATTCGCAATTATACATTTAAAAAG GGAACAGTTTTCACCCCGGTTCTTACAGGTGCACACAATGACATCACACAGTTCGATAATCCAGAAAACTTTGATCCTAAAAACTTCTTGGACGGAAGTGGGAAACTTATGAAGAGAGAGTCTCTGATGCCATTTTCCATAG GTAAGAGAATTTGCCCGGGGAAGAGCTTGGCCAATATGGAGATTTTCATTTTTATCACCACACTTCTGCAGAACTTCACAATCAAGTCACCAGTGGCCCCTGAAAAGATCTCTGTAGCTGCGGTGGGAAGCGGGCTTGGACATATTCCTCCCAGCTTTGAGATATGTCTTATGCCCCGAACACAGTCTCAAGAATAA